The genomic DNA ATCTTTGACATGAGTTAATTGATACCGTAACGCTCCCATTAAATTATTTCTTCTCAATTGCACTTGGCAAAATTGTCGGTGCATATGGATCAATGACATGACAACGTCAAACATTATTATTACAAAGTCCTTTACATACATTACATAGTCAATACATAACTCTATCAGtggagataataataataataataataatagcctaataataaaagACTACTCATCTCACCTGCAATAGTTTGGAAAGTTTCTGAGAAGTTGAGAAGTTCCGAGGCTTTCTCCCTGGCGTGCAGATCCTCGGAGTGCGGGCTTTCCTGTCTCCTAATAGTTGGATCAGCACTTAATCGAGGTCCAGGCATCTCCTGTGGGGGATAAAAACTGTCCGGTGGTTCCGAAAAACTCGGCAGCGTCGTTGTTAGCGCCACCATAGAAGGCATTCCCTGCCCCAAACTTGCACAGAAAGTATTCGTGAGTCGGCCCGCGAACGACGCCAAAGGTGCCAACGGAGGAATACCGGACGGCAAAGGCGAATGAGAGAGGGCTTGCGGAATCATCAGCGGGCGATACGGCATAAACATTGGGTAGCCGGTGTAAAGCAGGTGCCCCGGCCTTGGTTGCGGGGTCCCAATCAACGAGTCAATTGAAAACGCCGTCCCTTGTCCGCTCGGTCGCTGCATTTTGAGGCAAATTCTGTCCACTCGCGATTTAAATTCCAACTGAAACTTCTCGAAGAAAAACGGAGGAAAATCACTCCTCCGGTGGCTAGAAGTCTCGCAGCTCTCGCTGATTGTATTATCCACAATGACCGTGGTGAGCAGTTTTTCGTcgtcccctcctctctgctgaCTGTGACCTGacgcttttttttgtttcagctCAGTCCCTCTTCCCCTATTTGTCACAAACTGAGACAtaaacacagtctctctctctctctctctccctctctctctctcccgtacAATCTCAATgtcccacctctccctctctctcacacacactcacacataaacgaACAGTGCTTATCATCTGCAATAGAAGAGGATAGAGGGGGGTGTTGCCCTCGGGACTCATCCATCTTCCTCAAATTACGCTTCATTTCCTTATTCAGCTTCTGACTTTTTTGGCCGCCTTGAGAGGCGGTAGTTTCCCAGTGGATACCAAATAGATGGGTCgagccccctctttctctcagtccacATTGACTGGAAGCGGTGTGAGAGACTGCTTTAGACCTTCCCCCTCTGTAATCGTTGACCACACCAACCCAATCAACTATTATTAATTTTGATTGATGATAAGTAATTACTTTGGATTCAAGGCAAGACATAAAACAACGACGGCTTTGTTTGAATTCAGGGGACTGATGGCAACGGAGTCGGGAGGGCTGGAGAGGCAGATGTTTTGCCCCACTTGTGAGAGAAAGGCTGTTCTATTCTTTAGAGATAAAAACAATGAATTTGGCCTCGGAGAAGTGCTACAACAACTATTCCCCGGAGAGAAATGTTCTGGTGAAAATTGGATTTGAATGAAAGACAGGGGAAAGGGGTCAATAGCATTTCAGGAGCAGTGGCACTAAATGTGGTATTGTGAAGCTTTTATCTCGAATTCAATTTAACCCGGAGAGGATCATCTGatcatattcaaatgagattAGCCAACTCTATTAAATGCGCTAAAGTTCAACTTCATGGCGCAATTATCATTCTAATTGAAAATCAGGACTATATTGTACTGACCATCAAATAGATTACTGTTGACTGTTCCTGTGTTCCCCCTCACTGCCATTTTGAACAAATCAACATTTGctggagtgaaaaaaaaacattttcctaTCTTCGGAGTGCGCTTTTCCCCAAGTGTTAATTTGATCGGAGATCATTTTGCCGTTTAAATGCCAATTCCAAGTGATGATGATTAGCCCCTATTGAGTCCCGGGGGCGCGGGCACTCCAACTGGCCGTCTGATTGCATGAAGACATAAACATATCACCTCCGACTCTGATTAGCAATGCAGGACCAGGAAATGCTAATTATTCTTCTAATTGCAAATGACTCCATTCAGCGGCAGCGCTCTTTGATCTATTGAAAccaaactctccctctctctcgctctccttgtCGGTCTCATTAAGTGGACTTGCGACCATAAGTAAAGGCTGGAAGACTTATTAGACACTCGGTTGTAAAGCACATTGCCCGTGGTGTCTTCCACTCGACCGGGTTGCTCTGCTGGACGAGGCCCTGTCTATGAATTTGAAGAGTGAAGTCCATTTTTcaaattttattttcaaatagGTCACATTACAATGATCACAACTCCAAGAGTAGAGAAATAATAGCTGTACTATTTGTACATATTATCAGATTATGATAATGATGATTATTAGAAGTATTATtagtatttgtattattattatttcaaattatACTTGTTGTGGTTTTGATATCTAAAGCAGCAATATAGTTTGACCATAGCATcatcattttttaaatcaaattatTATTAAAATGCAATTTTGCATTGGAGTAGCAGCGAAGGGCATTTACATGGGTTCCTGACAGGTCCATTACCCAAGTCAGCCCAAGTCAGCGCACTGTCCCGGTGCCATATCCAGGAACTGGAGCTCGTCTTTATGGCTGTTATTCAAACTACGTCTCCATGATTTCACAATTATCTACTTCTGCCAAACCATGTCATATCTAACCGTAATTTCCGGCCCCAAACTAAATGTACATTAATGGATGCAGACTGGACCTATAGCTTACACCAATAAACACGATTTCAGCATATAAGATAACGATGGAGGGTCGACAAGAAGGCTAGTAAAATGCATAATTTCATGACATACATTTTATTCTAACTATCAGCAATATATTTGGTTTTCGGATAGAGCAGTTATTTTTGACCCCTTAATACCACTTGGCAATATGATTCAATGATCACAAAAGAAGGCTACTATTATAGTCTAATGTTTAACAGGCCTACAACTATCATTTTTGAATACTGAAAGAAACTTGTGGTCAGCGTAAAAGTCTATCATGGACCACGGCGCTTGTTGTAGCCTTTAGCATTTTCAAACCGACTGGGCAATCTTAGTGCGACAAGAATCTTTAGAAATAACTTCCATAATATGGAATTATATGTCATTTTTAAGATTATCAGCCATAATTGGCAAAGTCAATCAACATGGCTATGGTCATTTATTAATTTTGTAGGGTCAGGTTTTTAGCTaaagcatgtagcctacagtatgtggagtTTGAATATTGCCTCtcctaatataggcctacatctttCCCAACATCAGGTAAGGAGAGTGCCATGTTTGTTGGCATAGCTTGGATGCATGTCTTATACATTCTCGTTCAGTTGCACGCCACCAGAttcaaacaaatgaaaacatttttacGCACATTTTATTAATTTTAAGATACAGTCACATGCAATCACAGCAGTGctatttttgttgtttaaaaaaaaaaaactaggagGCTATCACATAACGAATATTTGAAATGATCTGGCATCACGgtgttgatggtgttgatgATGTTACATGGCAAAAACCCCGCCCGCTATGATTTATTGACAATTTGTATGGCCATTTAAAGCATACAACAAAATAGACCGCACTGTACATCAAAAAAGGAATGCATTCAATAGCATCTAGTTGAATTACAGATTATACGGCACAGTTTTATCCAATTATTGTGATGCTGCTCATAGGAAAGTTATAGTAAGGTTTGTGCAGTGTTGCTTACATTGAACTTCTGAATGAACACCATAAGGAATAGATCTCTCTGTACTAGATGGCAGTTTGTTTTGCTAATTGTTTCGTCTTATTCCTAAATCCAATTTCACCAAACTTAATTGACTGTGGAaaaggtagcctactattaGCGATTTTGTAATTTGTCACGTAATGACCGTAGCACCCCCTTGTGGTACAGGCGCTAGCTTTTCATGGCAGGAATTGTCTCTTCAATGTAAATGTTTGATTGAGAAGCTTTTTCAAATGAAACAATCAATTCGATATAAATCAACATTCGAAAATGTTTGTTTAATTACATCTCAGTTTGTTAAAAATAATGAATCCATGATTATAGAATATGAAATTGTCTTTCAGATGGTAATTTGAATACTAAAATAATCTATGTAAACAACATTACTGCATTAAAACATGTCACTTTCATTGTATAAAGTGTAACCATTATATACATATTTCATAGTATTGCATTCTCATGCAAAATCCATGACAAGTCACATCTCTGACCAAATTAAAAGACCACTCTGCTTTAGAGTGGACAAAAAATACTTCCCTTGCAAATAACCTTCCAACTCATTATTGGCAGCATTAGATAATGATGTGcaattgtcattaaaatgacCATCATGATGCGCAGCTACAGCCTGGCATATAGAAACTAAAGACAGAAACAGCTTTCATGTGAACCTATACCCAGATTACACAGATATGGAAAGACACAATTTTCAACAATATATACAGGATACAAGGGCTGTGAGGTGTTACAAACACCTGCCCTCAGTGGACGTAGTCTCTGAAATCAAAGAGAAGGTATCTCTTCAAGAAGTTGGGGAGGTCTAGTTTGGGTACCACCTTTGGCAGGCGTCCCTCAAGATAGTTCCGTAGTTTGAAGCGAGCCAAATGTTGTAGTGACCGAGGTGTTTGGGTCAGAGCGAACACTGACTCGTAGAAACCTTGATGTTGCTATGGGAGATAATAATGGCATTGGTGAAGCGTTCTTTGCTATGGGAAACTTGTATTGTATATGTATTCTTCAGAGGGGTATAGAGGCTGTGTAATAAGGTAGAGGGCTTCTTCAACTCATTTTATGTATTCAATAACTAAGAAATGCACAGTTTTTCTAACCAATTGgaatacaataaaaaaaataatattatcGTTAATAATGAAAGTAATTTAATCAGCATTCTTCCATGTAacaatatatgtacagtatatagtgccTGAAGTCCAAAGACAAGTAATCTTGCAGCCTACCTTGAATACTTCGGGTGGCACGGCTTCCTCCCAGGCATCTGTGATTTTGAGGCGGTCATAGGCATTCAAGAGAACTTCAATGACACGAGGACAAGTGCAACAGTGTTTCAAAACCTGAAAGGCATTGACAACATGAAACACTCAGCAGGCCTTATTAGTCTAGTAAAGGGTTGCTCTGCCATTAGTCAACAGCatgaacagttttttttaagGATTGCAATGGTTTCTGGTCATAGTGTTATCATTTATCAACAACCTTTTTTAACACTCTTTTCAACGCCGTGGAAATGCAGGTTCTTGACCATCTACTTAAAGGCATGATCTATTTAAACAATATATTGAAATGCCTGAAGTATGCTAAGCACTGGGATGTTAGGCAGTCCATGGCATCAGAACAGGTTACTACTGGAGTTCAGGAACCCGGCCTTGTTCATAGGAGGTGTGGGGCCAAGGTTTTACGTCCGGGGGAAACACACAGAATAATTAAACACTTGGCATGACGAACAGATTGAGCCCCCCTCTGGGAGATGCACGAAGAATTTCTGCAATTAGTGCTAATTAATCTCCGATTAACATTTGGCTAATTAGGAATCAGGCAATTTGTCTGACTCAAGTGGGACAAGTGAGTATGTACAGTGTAGCACACTGCCAGCAATATGGATGATCAAAATCTGATCAAAccttttttaagtgatgatgatgacgtgCATGCGCATGTGGTGATATTAATGCAGGGGTGAGTCTAATAACATGTTGCTTAGCATTTCAGGAAACCTTAATGAAAGGTATACCTTAGTCTCTTAAAAGGTCCACTAATTGTTTGGTCCAGACTTCTATGTGTAAAAACTCCCTTAAAAAGCTGACTCTGTTTCTGAATCTGTTATCTGTCTATCACTTAGGTTTGAGCATACAAAAGATGAGTATGATGGACATGGATCATTATTAGAAAGAACATCAACACCAAAGTGACTGGTGTTAAGCAGACACATTTCTAAGGTGTCACACATTTGGAATGTGTATTTGGTGCTGACCGACTAGCAACAGGCGAAGACAATCTCCAACGAGCCATATCTACTGAGTTTAAAATAACTTTTCAATTGGAAGTCATTTCAAGCATTTTGgtgaaaaagctttttttttgtccaactTCCAACATTCATGGCTCCTTCGATATAACATGCACAACTTTGTGATTTGTACTAGTTTTTCTTCTTAGCTCCGTAGGGCAGTAATTTCTAAAATATTAGTGAAGTTTGATATACAGGAAtgcctgtcttttttttccagatttTTCTGAGAGAATGACCAGTGAGCCTCTGGGTGATTTAACATGGAGGGAGCCTTTGACCTTCACTGACCATCTGACTTTTACTGGTCACTTCTTCGCGCTGGTTCCCTATCTATTACTGTCACAATCAGTCGTGCCAAACTGTGGATATGGTAATGGTAAAGCATTAGTAAGGAAAGCCTCAATGACACCCTCTCACCTCAACAACCCTCTCACCTGGGGCAGCGCTCCTGGCCAGACTCGTATTGACCCGTAGTTCAGCAGCGTTTGCACCACTCTCTCCGGCTCGTGCTCCGGCTTGTAGCCCACCTCTTTCAGCACGTGGTGCATGGGCGCGTTGCCCCCGTAGCACATGTCGTTGACGCGGGCGCCGTTTCTCAGCACCAGGTCCACCACGTCCGGGTTCACGTTCTTGCAGGACATGTGCAGCGGCGTCCGGTGCTGCAGGTCCTCCGTGCCCACCTGGGCCCCGGCCTCCACCAGCTGCTGGCACACCTGGAAGTAGCGGCCCAGGGCGGCCTTCTCCTGTGGCTGGGAGCAGGCGGCGTTGAGCGGGCTCTTGCCCTCGTCGTTGTGGTGCTCCAGGTTGGCCCCGTAGCGCAGGTAGAGGTCGACGTGGTCGGGCAGGCCGTGGCGGCAGGCCACATGGAGAGGAGTGTCATCCTCCTCCAGGCTTTGGCCGTTCACAGCAGCTCCCAACTGAAGCAGGGTTTTAGCACATCTGCGTTCAGGATGATAAAAGACATGGATATCATATGCACGTGTATACGATACATACAGATGGAGAATATTCTAGTTAAATGCCCTTGTAATTCTGCTAAACTATAAAGGAGGGTAAAAAAGAAACACCTTTACCCATCATTGTAATCTGAAGGAATGGTGTTGTGTCAAATGAGTACATTTAGAGTGTACCTGTAGGTTCATAATAT from Sardina pilchardus chromosome 2, fSarPil1.1, whole genome shotgun sequence includes the following:
- the gbx1 gene encoding homeobox protein GBX-1, which encodes MSQFVTNRGRGTELKQKKASGHSQQRGGDDEKLLTTVIVDNTISESCETSSHRRSDFPPFFFEKFQLEFKSRVDRICLKMQRPSGQGTAFSIDSLIGTPQPRPGHLLYTGYPMFMPYRPLMIPQALSHSPLPSGIPPLAPLASFAGRLTNTFCASLGQGMPSMVALTTTLPSFSEPPDSFYPPQEMPGPRLSADPTIRRQESPHSEDLHAREKASELLNFSETFQTIAGETKLYSSDEEKLDLKSADAACSDREDSSVDSENESFSDGNNCGSLSQKSKLKPGSQDSLPPGGSAGKSRRRRTAFTSEQLLELEKEFHCKKYLSLTERSQIAHALKLSEVQVKIWFQNRRAKWKRIKAGNVNNRSGEPVRNPKIVVPIPVHVNRFAVRSQHQQIEQGSRP
- the asb10 gene encoding ankyrin repeat and SOCS box protein 10 isoform X2 codes for the protein MEPKVKWRKPKAFRNDVIATAKATGEILQFWNALLVGDDLTIISIIDDPEYTYLVDAVYDTSNIDEWKNYRFHYRDLRLWSLAYEQELTTPLHITAGRGFTECLRLLLLRGANVDLAPGGTTALHEACEECQAECAKLLLSYGANANAVNEDGLMPLHVCTELDSVECAKTLLQLGAAVNGQSLEEDDTPLHVACRHGLPDHVDLYLRYGANLEHHNDEGKSPLNAACSQPQEKAALGRYFQVCQQLVEAGAQVGTEDLQHRTPLHMSCKNVNPDVVDLVLRNGARVNDMCYGGNAPMHHVLKEVGYKPEHEPERVVQTLLNYGSIRVWPGALPQVLKHCCTCPRVIEVLLNAYDRLKITDAWEEAVPPEVFKQHQGFYESVFALTQTPRSLQHLARFKLRNYLEGRLPKVVPKLDLPNFLKRYLLFDFRDYVH
- the asb10 gene encoding ankyrin repeat and SOCS box protein 10 isoform X1 → MSQGRFVFSPTALRSLERDKELLERERSQRLLAAPAVTSYFLRKEVREKSIALSYGSPQRPALLCKDPVVQNALYTGDLEALRQLFPKGAPVNLVIQPQGGDMIWVNKGGLWSLAYEQELTTPLHITAGRGFTECLRLLLLRGANVDLAPGGTTALHEACEECQAECAKLLLSYGANANAVNEDGLMPLHVCTELDSVECAKTLLQLGAAVNGQSLEEDDTPLHVACRHGLPDHVDLYLRYGANLEHHNDEGKSPLNAACSQPQEKAALGRYFQVCQQLVEAGAQVGTEDLQHRTPLHMSCKNVNPDVVDLVLRNGARVNDMCYGGNAPMHHVLKEVGYKPEHEPERVVQTLLNYGSIRVWPGALPQVLKHCCTCPRVIEVLLNAYDRLKITDAWEEAVPPEVFKQHQGFYESVFALTQTPRSLQHLARFKLRNYLEGRLPKVVPKLDLPNFLKRYLLFDFRDYVH